From the genome of Bombus pascuorum chromosome 2, iyBomPasc1.1, whole genome shotgun sequence, one region includes:
- the LOC132904694 gene encoding alkyldihydroxyacetonephosphate synthase, translated as MSSNTKNDTNEDAESLNGPIRFKSVVPKERQKVLKWNGWGYKDSEFRVNQKYIIEFTGERYPIGNQQLPYFTQWVKDTFGIDPTQRNISQSIPTNLPEPIISLKVLEAIQELKIEYSLKGIDRLVRAHGHTLREIYLLKHGSFDRIPDIVLWPKCHEDVVKIIKLCARYGSVCIPFGGGTSVSGAASCPTNERRTIILLDTLQMNRILWIDRENLIACCEAGIIGQDLEKQLRLQGLTSGHEPDSYEFSSLGGWVATRASGMKKNRYGNIEDLVVRVRMVTGRTDDPEITLERSILVPRASCGPDFDHMILGSEGTLGVITEVVIKVRPLPKVVKYGSIVFPNFQAGVLALREVAKERCQPTSIRLMDNEQFQFGQMLRPESSWCGLLLQGLTQAYITRIKRFKWDQICVATLLFEGSSIYEVAAQEQKIYNIAEQHNGIPAGETNGERGYLLTFVIAYIRDLGLEYYVLAESFETSVSWNRALPLCRNVKSRVIRECYSRGIEQYFISCRVTQTYDAGCCVYFYMAFNYKNLPNPIETYEAIEHVAREEILANGGSLSHHHGIGKLRSCFYADAVGTVGVSLYRAAKAHLDPHNIFAAGNLDPKCLSKL; from the exons GCAAAAGGTTCTCAAGTGGAATGGTTGGGGATACAAAGACTCGGAATTTCGTGTGAACCAAAAATATATCATCGAATTCACTGGTGAGAG atatCCGATTGGAAACCAGCAACTTCCTTATTTCACGCAATGGGTAAAAGACACATTTGGTATAGATCCGACCCAAAGGAATATTTCTCAATCGATACCGACAAATCTACCAGAACCGATCATATCGTTGAAAGTGTTGGAAGCGATTCAAGAATTAAAGATCGAATATTCCTTGAAGGGTATCGATCGGTTGGTTAGAGCACATGGGCATACACTTCGGGAAATTTATCTCCTCAAACAtggatcgttcgatcgaatacCGGACATAGTTCTCTGGCCAA AGTGCCACGAGGACgtcgtaaaaataattaaattgtgtGCTCGATATGGGTCAGTCTGTATTCCATTCGGCGGTGGAACAAGCGTAAGCGGTGCTGCCTCTTGTCCGACGAACGAACGGCGAACGATAATATTGTTGGACACTTTGCAAATGAATAGAATACTGTGGATAGACAGGGAAAACCTAATTGCTTGTTGCGAGGCTGGTATTATCGGCCAGGACCTTGAAAAGCAACTCCGACTGCAAGGTCTGACTTCTGGCCACGAACCCGATTCTTACGAATTTTCTAG TTTAGGTGGATGGGTTGCAACGAGGGCGAGTGGCATGAAAAAAAATCGATATGGGAACATCGAAGACCTAGTTGTACGAGTGAGAATGGTTACCGGTAGAACGGATGATCCAGAAATAACACTCGAAAGAAGTATATTGGTACCAAGAGCTTCTTGTGGTCCTGACTTTGACCATATGATCCTTGGTAGCGAAGGAACTTTGGGCGTCATTACGGAAGTGGTGATCAAAGTTAGACCATTGCCAAAAGTAGTCAAATACGGTAGCATAGTTTTCCCAAATTTTCAAGCCGGTGTATTAGCGTTGCGTGAG GTAGCTAAGGAACGATGTCAGCCGACTAGTATACGATTGATGGACAATGAACAGTTCCAGTTCGGTCAGATGTTACGACCAGAATCTAGTTGGTGTGGTTTACTTTTGCAAGGATTAACACAAGCTTACATTACtaggataaaacgtttcaAATGGGATCAAATATGTGTCGCTACCTTATTGTTCGAAGGTAGCTCGATCTACGAGGTGGCAGCACAGGAACAAAAGATTTACAACATTGCGGAGCAACACAATGGTATTCCAGCAGGAGAAACGAATGGTGAACGAGGTTACCTTTTAACATTCGTTATAGCTTATATCCGAGATCTGGGTCTCGAGTACTACGTTTTAGCTGAATCATTTGAGACGTCCGTCTCCTGGAATCGTGCGTTACCGTTGTGTAGGAATGTGAAATCTCGTGTGATCAGAGAGTGTTATTCACGTGGTATcgaacaatattttatctcTTGTCGTGTTACACAGACTTACGACGCCGGTTGTTGTGTGTACTTTTACATGGCGTTCAATTACAAGAATCTTCCGAACCCGATAGAAACGTATGAGGCTATCGAGCACGTTGCACGCGAAGAAATTCTTGCAAACGGTGGTTCTCTGTCTCATCATCACGGTATAGGAAAATTACGTTCTTGTTTTTACGCGGATGCAGTAGGAACAGTGGGAGTGTCCCTTTATAGAGCAGCCAAAGCACACTTGGATCCCCATAATATATTTGCAGCCGGGAACTTGGATCCGAAATGTTTATCGAAACTATGA